The DNA segment CGACAGATGCACATTGATTTCTTAAGTTTCCAGTGGCTATGTATGAAATTAACAGGCTAGTAATCAGATTTACTTCATGGATTTTCTTAGAAATAAGTTATCTGTTGATCAGTCATGAACAAATAATTTCGACTCTTAGTTCGTCTTCACTGCAGGTTTCTTGAACACGGGGAATTCTTATTGAAGTAAAAACCAACTAGCTACCCAGACTCGGTCGGCGATTATTGAACAACTAAAAAACAgattgtttcaaaataaaaaggcAACAATATATGCCTATACAAGTCTTGCCAGTAAGAAAATTACCCGATCAAGCGGACCAGAATTTGCTTTCTTATTTGGCGTGATGACATGGATACCCTTCTTCAACCAATCATAATAGTGGGATGCTACGTATGTATCTGCTGTGCAGTCCACCAAAACTTTGTTTGGAAATACATGATTTTCAGACAAATGGCGAACAAAACTATCAAGATCTGCTGGTTCTGCTTCTTTTCGTAGAAGCTCTTTCCACTGGTTTAAGTCTACCCCTCTACACAAAGAAGCCAAACAAAACCGATGAAACAAGCAGATTTGAGCAAAATTTAATATACCAGCAAAACTAAAAAATAGTGATGACCAAGCTATTAAGTTAATAAAGCAGTTTATTCAGCAaggcaaggaaaaaaaaacataagaatgaTGGTCAATATGTAATTCAAACTCTTGAAAAACTCATGCCTTACTAATTGGATATGACTCCTGGAAATTTGAAAGGCATGTTATCATACAAAAGCAAGTACTGTCCATCAAATGTAACGTGATATCTCAATAACAGTACATCAAAAAATAGTTTCCTGTTAATCATTATTAGGGTGGCACAATGAGGGAGCATCAGAATCTGATGGACAACAAAGCATGCCAATTACATGATGACATTGACATTCACGAGAATGGTGAAAAGAAAGACCAATAGACCAAATAATGGTACAACACCCTCTTTTAGTCTATCATATAAGAGAATTTACCAATGAAACTGTATTGAGGAATAGAGGAAGATTGAGTTTagacagagagagagggttCACTTATGTACATGTCACTCAAATGCATCGTTCTTGAGCCAGATATTCCAATAACACGTAGATCAATATTCATATTTTCCTTGAGAACAGCAGCCTGCATAAGTATCTAAATCAGTAAAAGTGTAGAAGTGCTgtgaagtcaaactttaaattgCTCCACTGTGAGACAAAACCAAAACAAATCACTTTTTGTATAGGGTTTGTAACATGAATGGTTTATACTGAGTCTTGATCATACTTGGATCAAAATGGGTCAAGTATATTATGCTCTTGAAATCTTGTCATACCCAATGTAATGGGCATGGTTAGGGTGATGGCCTGCAGACCTAATTGAGTTGTTCCTAGACCCAAGTGGCACAATGGAGGCAGCCACAGCACAagggaaggaagagagagataagaCTAAGGAACAAAAGATACCTGATCTTTCAGCTGGTCAAGAAGTGTTCCACCAATTAAACCTGGTCCAATGATCCCAACGGCAAGAGTGGTTTTGGAGAGGAAGAACCTTGAATGAACAGCTCTCAAAGCCCTCACACAATCTTCTTGCTTCAACACAACAGTAATATTGTATTCACTGCAACCTTGGGCTATTGCTCGTACATTAATATTTGCCTGAATCCATTGTTACAGGATAAATCAGTCCCAGAAACAATAAAGTCTCAATTCAATCAACCCAACACTCTAATTACCTTTGCTAATGCATCAAAAAGGATTGCACTGACTCCAGGAGTACTGGCCATCCTCAAGCCAACAGCAGCAAGAATGCTGCACCCACGAATGACTTCAACCTGGAAATAATTGATTGCAAGGAGGATCACAAACAAATCAATGCAAATACCCAAACATTTTGTATGACAATGGTATTTGGCACAATATTGGTGAACATAGAATGAATATTCCAAAACTATCATGTCTGCATTACTGTACTTGTCTTAGTCTGCATTACCGTACATCATATGGGTTGTGCTATTTCTATTGAGTTAACTTTGCTCAGGACTTCGGATATGTGTATTGTCTGTCCTACTCATCCTTGGTCATACGAGCATGTTCGATACATTTAGAAGAGGGAAACTAACTCCAGTTTTTAAGGTAACATTTGCAGGGTttacatcaaaactatatttgtCAAAGAACGAAAGAAAGTGTTCACATGGTCATTTGTAAAACTATAGTTACCTTAGATAGCCTTCCAGCTGCTAATGCCTCACGAAACCTAACATGCAAGGCTGTCGAGACTGCTGCAACTTCCTTTTCTGGAACAGCAAAGCATACCGAGTGTTCGCTGCTAGCCTGAACAGATGTTGCAGTGAGGAAGAACCTTAATGAATCATAAGGAGAtacaaaatatcaaaagaaaagGTACCTGAGATATCATGATAACATTAGCTCCAACATCCTTGGCAGCACTAAATATGGCACTTGCTGTACCTGGAACACCAGCCATTCCAGTTCTGCATCAAACATACTGAACCATTAAGACAACAGAAGAAACCAGTTTTACTATTAAGGACATCTTGCATTTGGAATTGATGATttaattctcttgttctttaaACTTGCTAGATCAGCACAAAATCAGCACCTAGAGTTGTAAATGGCATGTTAAAACAGGACCTCTAGCATATTTCATCCGAAACACAAGGCACAAACATTCTTCTGATGGCTTGAAGCTATCAAAGATCCCAAAGTATTGTATGTGACTAAAAGCATAACTTGATTATGTACAATTGAACAGGGAAGTTTGAATAATAAATTATGCTAACTTACCCTTCCACATTAACAAGGGCCAATTTGTCTATAGTAGCAAATGATTTGACACAAGCATCTAAATCAGCATTTTCATTAGCAGGCTGCTTGCAAATTGTTGTTCCAGGGGCAGATAGATTGAACATATTCCTAATGACAATAGGAATATTGTCTTTCATCACAGGTATAATGGTGCGGGGATGCAAAACATTTGCACCAAAATATGACTGCACAGAACATATTCAAGTTAGATCAACAGAAAGGAGAGAACAGATCCAAGAAAGCAATAAAGTTTGGTGCGATTTTGAATGCAAGAAAAGAGGCACTATTGCTGGGTCACAGTGTCCAGTAAACCACTTCGCCTCCGTGAAAGACATCAGAGTGATGAAAAGAACTCTTCTAATGGACTAGGCCCTCTTGCATATCACGCTGCTTCCCATTCTTGTTATGCCTCAGTGTGCACAAGTaataaaacaaatcaatggCAGTAAACGAACAAATGCCCTAAGAGACATTACCATTTCCCAGGCCTCCTGATAAGATAATGTGCTTAAGATCACAGCCTCACTAACTGCATCATCAGAAGATTATTAATCAGACATATAATTAATTCATTGGTAAAAGAGACAGCCCTGTGTAAATAAAGAATTTCCTTGCAATTTCCCCTAAGTATAGTATTGCGTATGCAAATGTTTGATAATCAAACGGCAAGCATTTAGTCTAAGACTCTTGTAGGACAAACCTTTTCTAGGATCTGCACTAAATACCCCATCAACATCAGTCCAGATAGTGACCTGACGTGCCCTAACAAGGGATCCAATTATTGATGCTGAGAAGTCGCTTCCATCCCTTTTAAGCGTAGTAGGAATGTTTTCGGCTGTACTGGCAATAAACCCAGTAGCGATTATTATCTCTGCTGGTTGTCGTGAAAACCATTTCTGGAGTCGCTTCTCAGATTCCAAATAGTCAGGATCGACCTGATTAGAACCACTAGGTTTCACTACTAGAACTTCTCTTGTATCCATCCAACTGCAAGGCACCCCAGACTGCATGATTTAGATAGGGTGGTACATGTCAGGTCAGTTTGTTCAGAAGGCAAGCAATAGATCAAATTTCTAGATTCTGTCATAAAGGAAAAGGAGAGTATGTTGTTTCTCTTTTCATAAATTTATtcaagatatatcatatatcatTGATCAGGAAGTAGTAAGTATTCCTGTCATTCATTTTTACTTCTCATTTTACAAGTCATGTCCATGGTTGCTTTTTACAATCATATATTCATAAAATAATTCCAaatataaatacattaaaatattttcatgacAAATCTACTAATGTCTTTTTCACTTACTAAACCGTAACATGTTTGCACATATTAGCAAGTTATGATTTCAAGGTTTGAATGCACACATTCTAAAATGACATTTATTTAAGAATGGAGAAGTAACATTTACTCACTAATATTAACCAAGTTGTCCTACTGAACTACAGCATCATATGGTGGCAGACTGGCAGTTGCACGTAATATATTGAGACAAGGTCTGAACTACAAAAGCATATGTTGTTGCTGCATATGCTGCAGGATTTGTAACTGAACTTTTGGAAAGTCAGAACAGCCTCTTCAGACTTCAAGGCTTAATTTTACCCCTGATACTAACTTCGCATTTTACTCTGGTTTGTTGAGAGAGAGGGTATTAGTATGTGCAAATGTTATTGTATCATTGTAGTTTAGTTGTCCATTAACATAATCCATGCAGTGTAGGAAATATTGATTCAGAATGAATAAACCATCTGCAGAATCCATTTTGTTGAACCTTAGAGATATTTGTAAAAATGTTTCAGGCATATTTTTCATGTCACCTTTTTTATAGCATACGACAACATTTGAGCTGACCACAACTCTCCATGCCCAACAACGAAATCAGAGAACGATTCTGTTGCATGTCCAGCTGAAACATACATAAACAAACAAAGGTAttaaacatctaaaaaaatcatgacacTCATGTTACTGCATATATACTCAAACAACTGCAGTGAAGTTGGAAACAGTATGATAGTTTCCCCCTAATTTAGGCTAGATGTAGCAGGGTCACTGCAAGTTTCTGGCAGCAGTGGATAAAACGTCACTGTTCGAACAGATGCTTAGGCCTCAAAAAATAAACACTGATAAGAGATAAATACTATCAAGCGATGGTGCTTCTGATGTAAATGTCAAAGCATGGTTAGCTCAGGATCAAGCAAACAAACTTCCTATGAGCCATGCAACAACACATATTCCACCGAAAACAAGACTTCtaacttaaaataaattaacatggATATGGATAAAGCTCAAACCTATAAAAATAGCACGAAGCATCGCTCTCAGGTTACTGATGTCAGAATGCAACTGAGCCAAGAATCTTGCTAGGTCTTCTCCATCAAGAAGGTCCTTTGCTGCAGCCATATGCTTATTAAAAACTTCATCCAGTGCAGTCACATAAGAATTATCCCTTGACTGAGCTTTATGCACAAGGTTGAACATCATGTCAGTGACTTTGGACATTGCAGAAACAATGATCAGCTTCCTCTCAGAAGAGTCACCAAGAACAATATCAGCAACATTCTGAATTCTCTGGGGTGTTCCCATACAGGTGCCACCAAACTTGTGCACAGACCACATGTCACCTTTTGGAAGATAAGTACTGACTTCAGCTTGTTCAATTGAAATAGCCGCTGCAAGCAAAAAGTATGCATGCAGAGAGACGTAATAAATTAACATGGTTAAATGTCTGGTAAAATAAGGTTAGAATGTTATAGACTACCGACACCAATAGCACTATATGAACTTGAAAACTGAGATGGAAACAAGAAAGAGAGAGGCTAATATTGCAGTATTGTGTTGAATTGAAACAGATTAACTGAAATGAGCTGTTCAAAAACTGACCCAGGTTGACCTTGGAAACTGAGGCACCCGCAAGCCAAATATGGGAAGGAAACTATGTATGTATTGCAATATGGCATAATATAAACTAGCACTGTTGCATAAAAGCagataaactatttttttccaGGCATCAAGCTTAAGGTAGATTGGCCCAGGGCAAGTCTTGTGCCTTGCCATACCCAGGCCTTTGAGCAAGTCTGAACAATAAAAAGTATCACTAAAGCACCCTGGTTAGTCAAAACGAAGACCAATCCATATTTTTCAACTAATAGCTGAATTAACAGCCACgttttaagaaataaattataaatatttcCAGAAAAGATAAGGCAGTGCTAATTTAATTTCTTGAAAGataagaaaatcaaataatagtCTTGCATGGTGGAAAGCAGATATACCAGCAGCTGCAAGCAAATTCCTGGAACCATGTCTTTGCAAACTACCTTGTGAGTGACCTATCCTGAATAAGACAGTAACAAGATAAAAGGAATATTAACTGATGAAGAAATATCGTTATCATATACTCCTAGAACATAATGCAGAAGATAACACAAGACTTCAGAAGTTAattactgctccctccgtcccagaatagaCTGAAAAACATGTTCCAGGAACAATGTATTAAATAACTTTTAGAAGATCGGACAGCAAGCAGTGCAAATGCAACTGTATCTGAAAATTGTATTGAATAACTTTTAGAAGATCGGACAGCAAGCAGTGAAAATGCAACTGTATCTGAGAATGACTTTTACAACTAAACAGCAAGTGAAATTGTCAAATGACAGCATAGTTCTAGTTGAAAGGTACTTTATTAATGTACAGCAGCATTCACTGCAAAAGGGGGAATTATCTACCTTAGGGAGTTCCCCAAAGGTTGGTCCTGATTTATCTCACACTTCCAACATTGTGAAATCACTTCCCTGAAGATTTGCCAAGCAGCATAGCATCAATGTTATGAGAAGATAAGCTAAAACTTGTACAGAAGACATTGCATGGAGTGAACAAGTAGTAACAGCAAGTTAACAATGCAATATCTTATCTAAAAATGATGTAATGAGTTGATTGAAATTGACATGGACTAAACTAATCTCCGTTGAAGCCCACCAGATTACAATTGATTCAAATATTTCATTGACCCACCATTTGTTTCACAACTTATGGAGACTGGTATTTAGGAAAAAATTGAATTCCATCAGTCTTCTACCAATTATGGCTTGGGAGGCCAACAGTATGAAATCTGAAGATCTCATGGCTTATCCTGAATTTGCATGGTTGGCACTAATACTAAGAAATCAATCgtctgttttcttcttctgactGCACTCTGCACAGGCAAAGGCTAAAACTATCGCataatctgaattctgaaacagTTTGTACGAGAAATTCCACAGTTACGTCGAGAGAGATGAAACGCAGAACTCTCAGTTCATGAACTATTAATAAATCCCATCAAAGCAGAGAAGGGAGCAACCAATCGGCCTCATCCACCAACTCTAACACCACCCACAGCCGGATTTCCCTACACCACCTCCCATCACTCGAACATCTCAAATCTCCGATTGAGTATGCAAAACCAACTGCAAGCACGCCAGCCACATCCATTGCGGCCTCTCtccggaggaggacgaggcgctAGCCGCGGCGATCGGGCCGGTGACCGCAACCCCTCCGGTGACGGCCGGAAACCCACCCGCGCGACGTCCACCTGCAATGCGACGGCCGTTCTGCGAGTCCGTCCCACCAcccacacacgcacgcacgcgacCCATTTCGCAGCAACGAACAACGACACACAACGCGGCGGAATGGGATGGcggtgagagtgagagagagggatgTGTCCCGAACCTTCCGGAGGCGGATgcgcgtggccggcggcgaaccgcggcggcgggcgggaggggGCTCGCGACGGCGAGGCTCCgcatctcgccggcggcgcgtaggggagagagagaagcgaGTGACGCCAAAAACCCCTTCCCTTGTTTAACCCCCGCACCCACGCCGCGTAGCTGCgcacgcccgcgcccgccgcggctTTTTCATCACGTCGTCGAACCAAATTGCCGagttaattataattatatccGGATGAgtactttgtttcttttttttttgtttttttatttgcaagGTTTGGCGAGATTTGTTTTCTACTGATGAACCTGGACAATGAcactataaattaaatttggtTGTCGATTTGTTGTCAGCGTGAATTAGGATGTGAAAAATGCACAAAGGTTTTAGGTTTGTTACAATATGTGTAAAAAAACTGATGTGAAAAATACACACAGCTTGGAATCGTATTGCCAGCGAGACAAAGATATTggttatataataataataataataataataataataataagttttAGTTACGCTGAAATAAGCGAAGTATAATTCTCATGTGCTCTTCAAATCTTCAATCATGCATGCCTATCCTCATTTGTGGTACGCTCTCTACTTCTCTGATTTAGTATATCGTTAGTTTTGAAAGTGATTAGCTTGTCAAGTTAATTTCTTTAAACGCTGAAAATATTGATGCCCAACATAACAATCATGCGACCAAATTACACAGCCCATGCGATGCTCGTTTTAATTTAGAAGCTTGTTGTTTGGGGTTTCTTAACAAGAAAAACGTGAAAAGGCCATGCATGAGTTTCGCATGACTTCGATACATAGGAGTACAATATTATTTCTTGTAGGAACTCAGGAAAAAGATTCCACACGCACTCAATCTAAATGAGGTTTAAGCTTCTTTAAAAGAAGAAATTCTTTATATATCCCTGAGTTTACCATCAATTTCTTTGacctcttaggctgtgttcgttgaTTTGGGTTGGAAACTCATCTCCTACGCATAGAAAACGGAACGACccattaacgcgtgattaattaagtattagctaattattttctttataaatggatcaatatgatttttttaaagcaatttttgtatacaaacttttaaaaaaaacgtatCATTTATCAAT comes from the Oryza glaberrima chromosome 9, OglaRS2, whole genome shotgun sequence genome and includes:
- the LOC127783943 gene encoding bifunctional aspartokinase/homoserine dehydrogenase 2, chloroplastic — protein: MRSLAVASPLPPAAAVRRRPRASASGREVISQCWKCEINQDQPLGNSLRIGHSQGSLQRHGSRNLLAAAAAISIEQAEVSTYLPKGDMWSVHKFGGTCMGTPQRIQNVADIVLGDSSERKLIIVSAMSKVTDMMFNLVHKAQSRDNSYVTALDEVFNKHMAAAKDLLDGEDLARFLAQLHSDISNLRAMLRAIFIAGHATESFSDFVVGHGELWSAQMLSYAIKKSGVPCSWMDTREVLVVKPSGSNQVDPDYLESEKRLQKWFSRQPAEIIIATGFIASTAENIPTTLKRDGSDFSASIIGSLVRARQVTIWTDVDGVFSADPRKVSEAVILSTLSYQEAWEMSYFGANVLHPRTIIPVMKDNIPIVIRNMFNLSAPGTTICKQPANENADLDACVKSFATIDKLALVNVEGTGMAGVPGTASAIFSAAKDVGANVIMISQASSEHSVCFAVPEKEVAAVSTALHVRFREALAAGRLSKVEVIRGCSILAAVGLRMASTPGVSAILFDALAKANINVRAIAQGCSEYNITVVLKQEDCVRALRAVHSRFFLSKTTLAVGIIGPGLIGGTLLDQLKDQAAVLKENMNIDLRVIGISGSRTMHLSDIGVDLNQWKELLRKEAEPADLDSFVRHLSENHVFPNKVLVDCTADTYVASHYYDWLKKGIHVITPNKKANSGPLDRYLKLRTLQRASYTHYFYEATVGAGLPIISTLRGLLETGDKILRIEGIFSGTLSYIFNNFEGTRTFSNVVAEAKEAGYTEPDPRDDLSGTDVARKVIILARESGLRLELSDIPVKSLVPEALRSCSSADEFMQKLPSFDQDWDRQRDEAEAAGEVLRYVGVVDVANRKGRVELQRYKRDHPFAQLSGSDNIIAFTTSRYKEQPLIVRGPGAGAEVTAGGVFCDILRLASYLGAPS